GCGGCTGCGTTTCTTGCCCAGTTCCGCGAGCAGCGCGGCCCCGTCATAGGCGGCCGGGGCCGACTGACGGGTTGGAACGCAGACCATCTGCGCGCCGTCCCACGCGGGCATGACCCTGCCCAGGGCGAATTCCAGCTTCTGTTCCTCGCTGTCACTGATGGAGAAGCGGCCCGGGTTTACAACGTTCTCCGCCGCCGAATAACGCAATCGGCCGCCGCAAACGAGGAACCGGTCGCCCAGCACCCCGATTTCCTCGCCCCGGTTGACGCGCGGCGAGCCGTCGCCCACATTGTCCTCGCCGAGATAAACACCGGTTTCGAGGTCATAGGGCGCTGGCGGCATCACGTTGCCGGCGGCGAGCCAGAGCTTGCCGTCCATGATGGTGATGTTGCCCTGGGCCGAGACGCCCTTGCGCAAGTCCTTGTCGAGGTGGCCCGTGGCGGTGTTGGCCCACTTGAGCGCGCCCGTGGCGGCGTCGACCGCGTACACATACGTGCCGTCGAAGTCGATGATGCCGGCCGCGAAAAAGGCAACGCCGTCTTGTACCACCACGCCCGTGTTCACCGGCCAGACGGACCCGAGCGCGCCGTAAACCATCGTGCGGCGCTCGACCGGCGCGGCCCGGAACTTCCAAAGCAGGCGGCCCGTGGCGGCTTCGAGCGCATAGACGCAGCCGTCGCCCGAGCCGGCAAATACGCGGCCTTTCCAATACGCGGGCGGCTGCATGATCGCTCCCGCCGTCTCGAAACGCCAGCGCAGTTCGCCGGTCGCCGCGTCCAACGCGCGTACGCCGCCGTCCCCTCCGCCCACGAAGACATACCCGGCCGCCGCCGTCGGCGCGGTGGGCTTGAAAGTCTCGCGGTCATCCAGGGACTCCCCATGGTCGACCCCTTCTTTCCAAACCCACAGGGGCAGCAGCGCGGGGGAGACCGAGGCAGCGGTTGCGCCGTTGTGCGCCGCGCCCGCGCGATAGGCGTCCCAGTCCAAGTCATCGGCGGGCACTTGCGCTGCGATCTCGGCATCTTCCGAGTAGTAGACCCGCTCGCCCTGCACGGCGGCGGGGTCGAAATTGCCTGCCGACGAGAGGGCGACCGCGCCCATGAGCGAGAGGTTGCAGTCGCACAGCCAGGGGCCGAGGTAGAGCAGGCCGTTGGCGCCGATGGCCCCGTCGTTACAGCCGGGGCGCACCGAACCGTCGAACTGGATCTGTTTCGTCGCGCGGTCGTAGCGCGTCAGCCCTTCCGGATAGCCGCGCACGAACAGCGAGTCCGGCGTGGCCGTGAGCCGGACGCACGACCGCTTCTTGAAGCCCAGGCTGTCCAGAACCTCGCCGGTAATCGGGTCGAAGGCCAGTGTCGTGCCTTCTTCGCCGAGCCCCGCCAGCACAAAGCCGTCCAGATAAATGACGTTCGGGTTGTTCGACGTCTTCGGGCGGCTCCAGAGCATACGCCCGTCGTCCTTCGATATGGCCACGAGATTGGCCTGCGCCTGCCCCTGATAGAACAGGCCCTTGGGCGTGTACACGCAGATGCACGCCGTTCGGAAACCCGGCGTCGAGAACAGGCCGCGCGCTTCCTCCTCGATTAGGGCGCGGACCCCCGGGTCTTCATTGGTCCAGAGCACGTCGCCGCTCTGC
This genomic stretch from Candidatus Hydrogenedentota bacterium harbors:
- a CDS encoding PQQ-binding-like beta-propeller repeat protein; protein product: MQDTLPRLLIALLLAAALPALAVDTQALAWAQAHDLVRDAGVAGGICCVAQCADPEFPVALARQSKWIVHVLEADEARAEALRDRARALGLRPPGFVVEHWTEDRLPYVENLVDLVIAPDTPPDYWTNARQAEVLRALRPGGKLYKRATNATAPWDVAMKPPTAGVDDWSHWEHGPDNNPVSTDTVIRAPYMTQWLGLPYYIAMPAVTTAAGGRIFLAMGHIAHHEREEPWLNTLLARNGYNGEELWRRRLPDGYLVHRSAFVATDDTFYMIDLDGSGCLLLDPETGAEKGRIRLPELAGEWKWIALQDGVLYILEGKTHDPGQTTVVRSEQPAWSWGELSTGYYDERIPWGFGNAIAAYDLAAQRLNWVRWEDAPIDARGMAIGDGKVFFYEPDARLGALAAQSGDVLWTNEDPGVRALIEEEARGLFSTPGFRTACICVYTPKGLFYQGQAQANLVAISKDDGRMLWSRPKTSNNPNVIYLDGFVLAGLGEEGTTLAFDPITGEVLDSLGFKKRSCVRLTATPDSLFVRGYPEGLTRYDRATKQIQFDGSVRPGCNDGAIGANGLLYLGPWLCDCNLSLMGAVALSSAGNFDPAAVQGERVYYSEDAEIAAQVPADDLDWDAYRAGAAHNGATAASVSPALLPLWVWKEGVDHGESLDDRETFKPTAPTAAAGYVFVGGGDGGVRALDAATGELRWRFETAGAIMQPPAYWKGRVFAGSGDGCVYALEAATGRLLWKFRAAPVERRTMVYGALGSVWPVNTGVVVQDGVAFFAAGIIDFDGTYVYAVDAATGALKWANTATGHLDKDLRKGVSAQGNITIMDGKLWLAAGNVMPPAPYDLETGVYLGEDNVGDGSPRVNRGEEIGVLGDRFLVCGGRLRYSAAENVVNPGRFSISDSEEQKLEFALGRVMPAWDGAQMVCVPTRQSAPAAYDGAALLAELGKKRSR